One part of the Solea solea chromosome 1, fSolSol10.1, whole genome shotgun sequence genome encodes these proteins:
- the pkn2a gene encoding serine/threonine-protein kinase N2 isoform X2, with product MAADSVQGDTRGQLVAERLGLGHNLDLSDTMVQQKLDEIKEQIRREIRKELKIKEGAENLRKVTTDKKSLAYVDNMLKKSNKKVEELHQELQELNAHIVVKDPEELLECPLTPDTPNSEARMCTSSSRLAALKRQNDIELKVKQGAENMIQMYSNGSSKDRKLLATAQQMLQDSKMKIEFIRMQILKASQTSELSFENSDVMDKPIISPLDLRVEELCHHARIESAVAEGAKNVMKLLGSGKVTEKRAHSEAQARFTESNQKLDLLRYSLEQRLNELPKNHPHSSSIIEELSLLSSPVLSPRSSIISTQNQYSTVTKPAALTGTLDVRLMGCQDLLENVPGRSKAASVPLPGWSPSETRSSFISRANRNRGVSSRNLTKSEELSAEISAVLKLDNTVVDQTGWRLVSNQAWDQKFTLELDRSRELEISVYWRDWRSLCAVKFLRLEDFLDNQRHGMCLYLEPQGMLFAEVTFFNPVIERRPKLQRQKKIFSKQQGKTFLRAPQMNINIATWGRLVRRAIPTVSTNSFSPQAAETGPSSLPGSPTPTSDPLVTKLDFDKEPTPGPKHYPVPDDLREPLVQDKMPDREEVQDALASFDFLNKRNSIAVRPDLGEDEQEIQHSDLELTAIQKDGDIREEEQFHFSLQDFKCVAVLGRGHFGKVLLSEYKSTGEMFAIKALKKGDIVARDEVDSLMCEKRIFETVNSVRHPFLVNLFACFQTQEHVCFVMEYAAGGDLMMHIHADVFSEPRAVFYAACVVLGLQFLHDHKIVYRDLKLDNLLLDTEGYVKIADFGLCKEGMGFKDRTSTFCGTPEFLAPEVLTETSYTRAVDWWGLGVLIFEMLVGESPFPGDDEEEVFDSIVNDEVRYPRFLSTEAISIMRRLLRRSPERRLGAGERDAEEVKKHLFFRHIDWTGLLAKKVKPPFVPTIQGTNDVSNFDDEFTSEAPILTPPREPRVLSSDEQNMFSDFDYIADWC from the exons ATGGCCGCCGATTCCGTGCAG GGGGATACTCGGGGCCAGTTGGTGGCAGAGCGGCTGGGTCTGGGACATAACCTGGACCTGTCCGACACCATGGTCCAACAAAAGCTGGATGAGATTAAGGAGCAGATCCGCCGCGAGATCCGCAAGGAGCTGAAGATCAAAGAAGGTGCAGAGAACCTGCGCAAG GTCACAACAGACAAGAAGAGCCTGGCTTATGTTGATAACATGCTGAAAAAATCTAATAAGAAGGTTGAAGAGCTTCACCAAGAGCTACAGGAGCTTAACGCCCACATTGTGGTCAAAGATCCTGAGGAACTGCTAG AGTGCCCTCTGACCCCAGATACCCCTAACAGTGAGGCCAGAATGTGCACGAGCAGTAGCCGCCTCGCAGCCTTGAAACGCCAAAATGACATCGAGCTCAAGGTCAAACAGGGCGCAGAGAACATGATTCAGATGTACTCGAATGGATCTTCCAAG GATCGTAAGTTGCTAGCAACAGCTCAGCAGATGCTTCAGGACAGCAAGATGAAGATCGAGTTCATCAGGATGCAGATCCTCAAAGCCAGCCAGACCAGTGAGCTGAGCTTTGAGAACAGTGATGTGATGG ACAAACCCATCATTAGCCCATTAGACCTGCGGGTGGAGGAGCTATGTCACCATGCTAGGATAGAGTCAGCTGTAGCAGAGGGAGCTAAGAATGTCATGAAACTCCTGGGCTCAGGGAAAGTCACAGAAAAAAGGGCACATTCAGAG GCCCAGGCTCGTTTTACCGAGTCCAATCAAAAACTGGACCTCCTGCGATATTCCTTGGAGCAACGCCTTAATGAGTTGCCTAAGAATCATCCTCACAGTAGCAGCATCATCGAAGAATTGTCCCTGCTGTCTTCTCCGGTCCTCAGTCCCAGATCCAGCATTATCTCCACACAGAACCAGTACAGCACCGTCACAAAACCCGCTGCACTTACAG GCACGTTAGACGTCAGGCTCATGGGCTGTCAGGACCTTCTGGAAAATGTCCCAGGTCGTTCCAAAGCTGCATCTGTACCACTGCCCGGCTGGAGCCCCAGTGAGACACGCTCCTCCTTCATCAGCAGGGCAAATAGAAACCGTGGCGTGAGCTCAAGGAACCTGACGAAGAGCGAGGAGCTCTCCG CTGAGATCAGTGCAGTGTTGAAGCTGGACAACACGGTAGTTGATCAGACAGGCTGGAGGCTGGTCAGCAATCAGGCGTGGGACCAGAAGTTTACATTAGAGCTAGACCgg TCTCGTGAGTTGGAGATCTCAGTGTACTGGCGTGACTGGCGTTCGCTCTGTGCTGTCAAGTTCCTGCGGCTGGAAGACTTCCTGGACAACCAGCGTCACGGCATGTGTCTGTACCTAGAGCCACAGGGAATGCTTTTTGCTGag GTTACATTTTTCAATCCCGTCATTGAAAGGCGACCAAAgttacaaagacaaaagaagatTTTCTCAAAGCAGCAAG GTAAAACCTTTCTGCGAGCTCCTCAGATGAACATCAACATTGCCACCTGGGGTCGCCTTGTGAGAAGAGCCATACCAACTGTCAGCACCAATTCTTTTAGCCCGCAGGCTGCTGAGACTGGACCCAGCAGTCTGCCTGGTTCACCCACACCGACCAG TGACCCTCTGGTGACCAAACTGGACTTTGACAAAGAACCCACCCCAGGACCTAAACACTACCCAGTACCTGATGACCTCCGAGAACCACTGGTGCAGGACAAGATGCCAGACAGGGAGGAAGTGCAG GACGCCCTGGCCTCGTTTGACTTCTTGAACAAGAGAAACAGTATAGCTGTGAGACCGGACTTGGGTGAAGATGAGCAGGAGATCCAGCACTCGGACCTGGAGCTCACGGCCATCCAGAAGGACGGAGACATTAG GGAGGAAGAGCAGTTCCACTTCAGTCTCCAAGACTTTAAATGTGTGGCAGTGCTCGGACGTGGTCACTTTGGAAAG GTGTTGCTGTCAGAATATAAAAGCACAGGCGAGATGTTTGCCATCAAAGCTCTGAAGAAAGGAGACATTGTGGCCCGTGATGAAGTGGACAg TCTGATGTGTGAGAAAAGGATTTTCGAAACAGTCAACAGCGTCCGCCACCCATTCCTGGTCAACCTGTTTGCGTGTTTCCAGACACAGGAACACGTTTGTTTTGTCATGGAGTATGCGGCGGGAGGCGATCTGATGATGCATATCCACGCTGATGTTTTCTCTGAGCCCAGGGCCGT ATTTTATGCCGCCTGTGTTGTATTGGGATTACAGTTTTTACACGACCATAAGATTGTGTACAG AGATTTGAAGCTGGATAACCTGCTCCTGGACACAGAGGGCTATGTAAAGATTGCTGACTTTGGACTTTGCAAAGAAG GAATGGGTTTCAAGGATCGCACCAGCACGTTCTGTGGAACCCCTGAGTTTTTAGCCCCTGAAGTTTTGACTGAAACGTCGTACACTCGCGCTGTGGACTGGTGGGGACTGGGCGTCCTCATCTTTGAGATGTTGGTTGGAGAG TCGCCCTTCCCCGGtgacgatgaggaggaggttTTTGACAGCATTGTGAACGATGAAGTGCGCTACCCACGATTTCTGTCCACAGAGGCCATCTCCATCATGAGGAGG CTTTTGAGAAGGAGTCCAGAACGACGCCTTGGAGCAGGAGAAAGGGACGCAGAGGAGGTTAAGAAACATCTGTTCTTCAGG CACATCGACTGGACCGGACTGCTGGCGAAGAAGGTGAAGCCGCCGTTTGTGCCGACCATCCAGGGCACTAACGACGTCAGCAACTTTGACGATGAATTTACCTCAGAGGCTCCGATCTTAACTCCGCCCAGAGAACCGCGAGTGTTGAGCTCTGACGAGCAGAACATGTTCTCTGACTTTGATTACATTGCTGACTGGTGTTAG
- the pkn2a gene encoding serine/threonine-protein kinase N2 isoform X1, with translation MAADSVQGDTRGQLVAERLGLGHNLDLSDTMVQQKLDEIKEQIRREIRKELKIKEGAENLRKVTTDKKSLAYVDNMLKKSNKKVEELHQELQELNAHIVVKDPEELLECPLTPDTPNSEARMCTSSSRLAALKRQNDIELKVKQGAENMIQMYSNGSSKDRKLLATAQQMLQDSKMKIEFIRMQILKASQTSELSFENSDVMDKPIISPLDLRVEELCHHARIESAVAEGAKNVMKLLGSGKVTEKRAHSEAQARFTESNQKLDLLRYSLEQRLNELPKNHPHSSSIIEELSLLSSPVLSPRSSIISTQNQYSTVTKPAALTGTLDVRLMGCQDLLENVPGRSKAASVPLPGWSPSETRSSFISRANRNRGVSSRNLTKSEELSAEISAVLKLDNTVVDQTGWRLVSNQAWDQKFTLELDRSRELEISVYWRDWRSLCAVKFLRLEDFLDNQRHGMCLYLEPQGMLFAEVTFFNPVIERRPKLQRQKKIFSKQQGKTFLRAPQMNINIATWGRLVRRAIPTVSTNSFSPQAAETGPSSLPGSPTPTSLVSAVSLSIFSDPLVTKLDFDKEPTPGPKHYPVPDDLREPLVQDKMPDREEVQDALASFDFLNKRNSIAVRPDLGEDEQEIQHSDLELTAIQKDGDIREEEQFHFSLQDFKCVAVLGRGHFGKVLLSEYKSTGEMFAIKALKKGDIVARDEVDSLMCEKRIFETVNSVRHPFLVNLFACFQTQEHVCFVMEYAAGGDLMMHIHADVFSEPRAVFYAACVVLGLQFLHDHKIVYRDLKLDNLLLDTEGYVKIADFGLCKEGMGFKDRTSTFCGTPEFLAPEVLTETSYTRAVDWWGLGVLIFEMLVGESPFPGDDEEEVFDSIVNDEVRYPRFLSTEAISIMRRLLRRSPERRLGAGERDAEEVKKHLFFRHIDWTGLLAKKVKPPFVPTIQGTNDVSNFDDEFTSEAPILTPPREPRVLSSDEQNMFSDFDYIADWC, from the exons ATGGCCGCCGATTCCGTGCAG GGGGATACTCGGGGCCAGTTGGTGGCAGAGCGGCTGGGTCTGGGACATAACCTGGACCTGTCCGACACCATGGTCCAACAAAAGCTGGATGAGATTAAGGAGCAGATCCGCCGCGAGATCCGCAAGGAGCTGAAGATCAAAGAAGGTGCAGAGAACCTGCGCAAG GTCACAACAGACAAGAAGAGCCTGGCTTATGTTGATAACATGCTGAAAAAATCTAATAAGAAGGTTGAAGAGCTTCACCAAGAGCTACAGGAGCTTAACGCCCACATTGTGGTCAAAGATCCTGAGGAACTGCTAG AGTGCCCTCTGACCCCAGATACCCCTAACAGTGAGGCCAGAATGTGCACGAGCAGTAGCCGCCTCGCAGCCTTGAAACGCCAAAATGACATCGAGCTCAAGGTCAAACAGGGCGCAGAGAACATGATTCAGATGTACTCGAATGGATCTTCCAAG GATCGTAAGTTGCTAGCAACAGCTCAGCAGATGCTTCAGGACAGCAAGATGAAGATCGAGTTCATCAGGATGCAGATCCTCAAAGCCAGCCAGACCAGTGAGCTGAGCTTTGAGAACAGTGATGTGATGG ACAAACCCATCATTAGCCCATTAGACCTGCGGGTGGAGGAGCTATGTCACCATGCTAGGATAGAGTCAGCTGTAGCAGAGGGAGCTAAGAATGTCATGAAACTCCTGGGCTCAGGGAAAGTCACAGAAAAAAGGGCACATTCAGAG GCCCAGGCTCGTTTTACCGAGTCCAATCAAAAACTGGACCTCCTGCGATATTCCTTGGAGCAACGCCTTAATGAGTTGCCTAAGAATCATCCTCACAGTAGCAGCATCATCGAAGAATTGTCCCTGCTGTCTTCTCCGGTCCTCAGTCCCAGATCCAGCATTATCTCCACACAGAACCAGTACAGCACCGTCACAAAACCCGCTGCACTTACAG GCACGTTAGACGTCAGGCTCATGGGCTGTCAGGACCTTCTGGAAAATGTCCCAGGTCGTTCCAAAGCTGCATCTGTACCACTGCCCGGCTGGAGCCCCAGTGAGACACGCTCCTCCTTCATCAGCAGGGCAAATAGAAACCGTGGCGTGAGCTCAAGGAACCTGACGAAGAGCGAGGAGCTCTCCG CTGAGATCAGTGCAGTGTTGAAGCTGGACAACACGGTAGTTGATCAGACAGGCTGGAGGCTGGTCAGCAATCAGGCGTGGGACCAGAAGTTTACATTAGAGCTAGACCgg TCTCGTGAGTTGGAGATCTCAGTGTACTGGCGTGACTGGCGTTCGCTCTGTGCTGTCAAGTTCCTGCGGCTGGAAGACTTCCTGGACAACCAGCGTCACGGCATGTGTCTGTACCTAGAGCCACAGGGAATGCTTTTTGCTGag GTTACATTTTTCAATCCCGTCATTGAAAGGCGACCAAAgttacaaagacaaaagaagatTTTCTCAAAGCAGCAAG GTAAAACCTTTCTGCGAGCTCCTCAGATGAACATCAACATTGCCACCTGGGGTCGCCTTGTGAGAAGAGCCATACCAACTGTCAGCACCAATTCTTTTAGCCCGCAGGCTGCTGAGACTGGACCCAGCAGTCTGCCTGGTTCACCCACACCGACCAG TTTAGTCAgtgctgtgtctctgtccatATTCAGTGACCCTCTGGTGACCAAACTGGACTTTGACAAAGAACCCACCCCAGGACCTAAACACTACCCAGTACCTGATGACCTCCGAGAACCACTGGTGCAGGACAAGATGCCAGACAGGGAGGAAGTGCAG GACGCCCTGGCCTCGTTTGACTTCTTGAACAAGAGAAACAGTATAGCTGTGAGACCGGACTTGGGTGAAGATGAGCAGGAGATCCAGCACTCGGACCTGGAGCTCACGGCCATCCAGAAGGACGGAGACATTAG GGAGGAAGAGCAGTTCCACTTCAGTCTCCAAGACTTTAAATGTGTGGCAGTGCTCGGACGTGGTCACTTTGGAAAG GTGTTGCTGTCAGAATATAAAAGCACAGGCGAGATGTTTGCCATCAAAGCTCTGAAGAAAGGAGACATTGTGGCCCGTGATGAAGTGGACAg TCTGATGTGTGAGAAAAGGATTTTCGAAACAGTCAACAGCGTCCGCCACCCATTCCTGGTCAACCTGTTTGCGTGTTTCCAGACACAGGAACACGTTTGTTTTGTCATGGAGTATGCGGCGGGAGGCGATCTGATGATGCATATCCACGCTGATGTTTTCTCTGAGCCCAGGGCCGT ATTTTATGCCGCCTGTGTTGTATTGGGATTACAGTTTTTACACGACCATAAGATTGTGTACAG AGATTTGAAGCTGGATAACCTGCTCCTGGACACAGAGGGCTATGTAAAGATTGCTGACTTTGGACTTTGCAAAGAAG GAATGGGTTTCAAGGATCGCACCAGCACGTTCTGTGGAACCCCTGAGTTTTTAGCCCCTGAAGTTTTGACTGAAACGTCGTACACTCGCGCTGTGGACTGGTGGGGACTGGGCGTCCTCATCTTTGAGATGTTGGTTGGAGAG TCGCCCTTCCCCGGtgacgatgaggaggaggttTTTGACAGCATTGTGAACGATGAAGTGCGCTACCCACGATTTCTGTCCACAGAGGCCATCTCCATCATGAGGAGG CTTTTGAGAAGGAGTCCAGAACGACGCCTTGGAGCAGGAGAAAGGGACGCAGAGGAGGTTAAGAAACATCTGTTCTTCAGG CACATCGACTGGACCGGACTGCTGGCGAAGAAGGTGAAGCCGCCGTTTGTGCCGACCATCCAGGGCACTAACGACGTCAGCAACTTTGACGATGAATTTACCTCAGAGGCTCCGATCTTAACTCCGCCCAGAGAACCGCGAGTGTTGAGCTCTGACGAGCAGAACATGTTCTCTGACTTTGATTACATTGCTGACTGGTGTTAG